In a genomic window of Myotis daubentonii chromosome X, mMyoDau2.1, whole genome shotgun sequence:
- the LOC132223735 gene encoding histone PARylation factor 1-like, translating to MKERAPPPPASAYQCVRCAMAPPPRPGTFLAEAELLSGRPSLKSGRQACRLEAQQVLTLPSVSESLGLQLVGPYDILAGKHKMKKKSSSLNFNLHWRFYYDPPEFQTIIIGDNKTQFHMGYFRDSPDELPVYVGTNEAKKNCVIVQNGDNVFAAVRLFLMKKLKEVTDKKKTSFLKSIDEKLTEAARELGYSLEQRTVKMKQRDKKVVTKTFHGAGLVVPVDKNDVGYRELPETDANLKRICKAIVEAPSDEERLKAFAPIQEMMTFVQFANDECDYGMGLELGMDLFCYGSHYFHKVAGQLLPLAYNLLKRNLFAEIIEDHLANRSKDNTDQLAA from the exons ATGAAGGagcgggccccgcccccgcccgcctcgGCTTATCAGTGCGTGCGCTGCGCTatggccccgcccccccggccAGGCACCTTTCTCGCGGAGGCGGAGCTT TTGTCAGGAAGGCCAAGTCTGAAATCGGGACGGCAGGCCTGCAGGCTGGAAGCTCAGCAGGTGCTGACTTTGCCGTCTGTTTCCGAAAGCCTTGGACTTCAATTAGTGGGTCCGTATGACATCCTTGCcggaaaacataaaatgaaaaaaaaatcatcaagccTGAATTTTAACCTTCACTGGAGATTTTACTATGATCCTCCTGAGTTCCAGACAATAATTATTGGAGATAATAAAACTCAGTTCCACATGGGGTATTTCAGGGATTCTCCTGATGAACTTCCTGTATATGTTGGTacaaatgaagcaaagaaaaactgtGTAATTGttcaaaatggagataatgtgTTTGCTGCCGTTAGATTATTTTTGATGAAAAAACTTAAAGAAGtaacagataaaaagaaaactagttTCTTGAAATCCATAGATGAAAAGCTCACAGAAGCAGCCAGAGAACTGGGGTACTCACTGGAACAGAGAACCGTGAAGATGAAACAGAGAGATAAGAAAGTCGTGACAAAGACCTTTCATGGTGCAGGCTTGGTTGTTCCAGTAGATAAAAATGATGTTGGGTACAGAGAGCTCCCTGAAACAGATGCCAACCTCAAGAGAATTTGCAAGGCAATTGTTGAGGCACCAAGTGATGAGGAGAGACTAAAGGCTTTTGCTCCCATTCAGGAAATGATGACCTTTGTGCAGTTTGCTAATGATGAATGTGACTATGGCATGGGGCTAGAGTTGGGAATGGACCTCTTTTGTTATGGTTCACATTATTTTCATAAAGTTGCTGGCCAGCTTTTACCTCTTGCATACAATCTGTTGAAGAGGAATCTCTTTGCAGAAATTATTGAAGATCATCTGGCAAACAGAAGTAAAGACAACACAGACCAGCTTGCAGCATGA